The Limanda limanda chromosome 13, fLimLim1.1, whole genome shotgun sequence genome has a window encoding:
- the stard3nl gene encoding STARD3 N-terminal-like protein produces the protein MDSRCSSSADSRLTGRGVGSINTTPICARSYEAVEKKCISDVRRTFCLFVTFDLLFITLLWIIELNVNGGIQQQLDKEILHYDYHASFFDIFLLAVFRFAALILAYAVFKLGHWWAIAVTTAVSCAFLIVKVILSKLLSQGAFGYLLPIVSFVLAWIETWLLDFKVLPQEAEDENRYQSFVDATQRAPLMCAGPLSDGQFYSPPESLADSDEELDDKHDPEKGLIQQVT, from the exons ATGGACAGCCGATGCAGCAGCAGCGCCGATTCGCGGCTGACCGGCAGGGGGGTGGGGTCTATCAACACGACGCCCATCTGCGCCAGGTCGTACGAAGCCGTGGAGAAGAAGTGCATCTCCGACGTGAGGAGGACCTTCTGCCTCTTcgtcacctttgacctcttgtTCATCACCTTGCTCTGGATCATTGAGCTGAAT GTGAACGGAGGcattcagcagcagctggataAAGAAATCCTGCACTACGACTACCATGCCTCCTTCTTCGACATCTTT CTCCTGGCTGTTTTCAGGTTTGCTGCCCTCATCTTGGCCTACGCCGTCTTCAAGCTGGGTCACTGGTGGGCCATCGCT GTCACCACTGCAGTCAGCTGTGCTTTCCTGATCGTTAAGGTCATTTTATCAAAG ctgctgtcTCAGGGGGCCTTCGGGTACCTGCTGCCCATCGTCTCCTTCGTGTTGGCCTGGATTGAAACATGGCTGCTCGACTTCAAGGTTCTGCCTCAGGAGGCCGAAGACGAAAACC GATATCAGTCCTTCGTGGACGCCACACAGCGAGCTCCTCTCATGTGTGCCGGTCCGTTATCTGACGGACAGTTCTACTCTCCACCCGAGTCTCTGGCAG ACTCTGACGAGGAGCTGGACGATAAACATGATCCAGAAAAAGGGCTGATTCAGCAGGTGACCTAA